Proteins encoded by one window of Polaribacter haliotis:
- a CDS encoding TIGR03915 family putative DNA repair protein, whose protein sequence is MTGKTLIYDGSFEGFLSCVFYIFEYKLTDVIIQNEFVVQNGLFSENETIATDTKKADRVWKGLKQKASTISSTKIYYAFLSEQLGVENILLDYIQYIFNNTKKVDTDFTQPSVLKTSQIAKNVSREKHRMEAFVRFKLTKDNIYFANIEPDFNVLPLISKHFKSRYADQKWVIYDIKRNYGLFYDLETLEMMQMEFPKNFDFSKTDTNFFADEEFEFQKLWQNYFKSTNITERKNMKLHIRHVPKRYWKYLSEKQP, encoded by the coding sequence ATGACAGGCAAAACGTTAATTTATGATGGTTCTTTTGAAGGTTTTTTAAGTTGTGTCTTTTACATTTTCGAATACAAATTAACAGATGTTATTATTCAAAATGAATTTGTTGTACAAAATGGATTGTTTTCAGAAAATGAAACTATTGCTACAGACACAAAAAAAGCGGACAGAGTTTGGAAAGGTTTAAAACAAAAAGCTTCCACTATTTCTTCCACAAAAATATATTATGCTTTTTTAAGTGAACAATTAGGGGTAGAAAATATCTTGTTAGATTACATTCAATATATTTTTAACAACACAAAAAAAGTTGATACAGATTTTACACAACCCAGTGTTTTAAAAACTTCTCAAATAGCAAAAAACGTAAGCAGAGAAAAACATAGAATGGAAGCTTTTGTAAGGTTTAAACTTACAAAAGACAACATTTATTTTGCAAATATTGAACCTGATTTTAATGTATTACCACTAATTTCAAAACATTTTAAAAGCAGATATGCAGACCAAAAATGGGTTATTTATGATATTAAAAGAAACTATGGTTTATTCTACGATTTAGAAACATTAGAAATGATGCAAATGGAATTTCCAAAGAATTTTGATTTCTCAAAAACCGATACCAACTTTTTTGCAGATGAAGAATTTGAATTTCAGAAATTATGGCAAAACTATTTTAAAAGCACCAATATTACAGAACGTAAAAACATGAAATTGCATATTAGACATGTACCAAAACGTTATTGGAAATATTTAAGTGAAAAACAACCTTAA
- a CDS encoding FAD/NAD(P)-binding protein produces MRKLAIVGFGPRGLHSLECLCIKLSKEQKDKYVTITIFENEEDLGAGKVWNVNQPNVNWINISERALKDLSGREKIKFSDFEIPAFPSYKKWLPKKDKNLSKTIPDKFPPRNKVGCYLIERANSIISVLKAHDKIKILKAVIVNVDFKSDKFNLTSLDKEIFIFDEVLLTIGHQTTKFDKDVETYEVQSLNRKHTSFSQVYPLKKIINSDKITSETNIAIRGLGLSMIDAVRALTIEKSGRFKILNKKTFESEFISSSNVAHKIIPYSLNGLPMAPKPIHAKMDEIFKPSKKQLKFFKKSIKGVANGKKETNGNSFLMEVIAEIGSEVYLNLENRISLNIDKKGLKKIIIILLEDDSYKHDLIEDSSQDTATILASFVEMAIGKRQISLDYCVGQVVRHCQPILYKTFSHAKVTEEIISEVIKLDEQLKRYSYGPPIESMQQLLALHRAEIIDFSFAANPKIEHKENGWKFSKNGKEITVNTIINSVLSAPEILDVTAPIIRNLLKNDIIKPIHTKLGVHTNKNGIIINADKKEIPLAVLGRLAKGSVIGVDAILECFGPRIKDWAKGCVSRL; encoded by the coding sequence ATGAGAAAATTAGCAATTGTAGGTTTTGGTCCAAGAGGTTTACATTCATTAGAATGCTTGTGTATAAAGTTATCGAAAGAACAAAAAGATAAATATGTAACCATTACTATTTTCGAAAATGAAGAAGATTTAGGAGCTGGAAAAGTGTGGAATGTAAATCAGCCAAATGTAAATTGGATAAATATTTCTGAAAGAGCACTAAAAGATTTGTCTGGTAGAGAAAAGATAAAATTTAGTGATTTTGAAATACCTGCATTTCCTTCTTATAAAAAATGGTTACCTAAAAAAGATAAAAATTTATCGAAAACAATTCCAGATAAATTTCCGCCAAGAAATAAAGTAGGTTGTTATTTAATAGAGCGAGCAAATTCAATTATTTCAGTTTTAAAAGCACACGATAAAATTAAAATTTTAAAAGCAGTTATTGTAAATGTCGATTTTAAGTCTGATAAATTTAATTTAACATCTTTAGACAAAGAGATATTTATTTTCGATGAGGTTTTATTAACCATTGGACATCAGACAACAAAGTTTGATAAAGATGTGGAAACTTATGAGGTACAATCTTTAAACAGAAAACACACTTCTTTCTCTCAAGTATATCCTTTAAAAAAGATTATTAATTCCGATAAAATTACTTCAGAAACAAACATAGCAATTAGAGGTTTAGGTTTAAGTATGATTGATGCAGTAAGAGCTTTAACCATAGAAAAAAGTGGGCGCTTTAAAATCCTAAATAAAAAAACTTTTGAATCTGAATTTATTTCCTCCAGTAATGTTGCTCATAAAATTATTCCATATTCATTAAATGGTTTGCCAATGGCACCAAAACCAATTCATGCAAAAATGGATGAGATTTTTAAACCTTCTAAAAAACAGTTAAAATTTTTTAAGAAAAGTATTAAAGGGGTTGCTAACGGAAAAAAGGAGACCAATGGGAATTCTTTTTTAATGGAAGTTATTGCAGAAATTGGAAGTGAAGTTTATTTAAATTTAGAAAATAGGATTTCTTTAAATATTGATAAAAAAGGACTAAAAAAAATAATTATCATTTTGCTAGAAGATGATTCTTATAAACACGATTTAATTGAAGACTCTAGCCAAGATACTGCTACTATTCTTGCCTCTTTTGTTGAAATGGCTATTGGAAAAAGACAAATTTCTTTAGATTACTGTGTGGGACAAGTTGTGCGTCATTGCCAACCTATTTTGTATAAGACTTTTTCTCATGCTAAAGTTACTGAAGAGATTATAAGCGAAGTTATAAAATTAGATGAACAATTAAAACGATATTCGTATGGGCCACCAATTGAGAGTATGCAACAGTTACTAGCATTACATAGAGCTGAAATTATTGATTTCTCTTTTGCTGCGAATCCAAAAATTGAACATAAAGAAAATGGATGGAAATTTTCTAAAAACGGAAAAGAAATTACTGTAAATACAATTATAAATAGTGTTTTAAGTGCGCCAGAAATATTAGATGTTACTGCTCCAATTATTCGAAATTTATTAAAAAATGATATTATAAAACCAATTCATACGAAACTTGGAGTGCATACAAATAAAAACGGAATTATTATAAATGCAGATAAAAAAGAGATTCCTTTAGCAGTTTTAGGAAGATTGGCAAAAGGAAGTGTTATTGGAGTAGATGCTATTTTAGAATGTTTTGGGCCAAGAATTAAAGATTGGGCAAAAGGATGTGTAAGCAGATTATAA
- the ccsA gene encoding cytochrome c biogenesis protein CcsA: MKNIFNFLYSTRLMAVLFILFATAMGIATFIENDFGTQTSKALIYNAWWFELIMVFFVINFFGNIFRYRLYRKEKWAVLMFHASFLLILIGAGITRYIGYEGIMLIEEGQTTNKFLSETTYLNAIVDDGNLQKPEINEPIMLSAWGSNSWSYSDSFKSKENNIDFSFELVDYIPWAEKKLVEDENGEDHLFFVESSEGTRHEHWIKKGTIQNIHGILVSFEAEEKNASIHFTKEDGVLRMSSKANGDWFRMADQKRGNIVKDSVQDFQYLTLHNIEDLQFVIPRPAEKGIMKTVSGPKDDKKQDLIIVDVTANSETKRVELTGGKFNSDGSKELAVGGLNFRMLYGSKILETPFSIKLNDFQLEKYPGSESAAAYASEVTVIDTEETFDYRIFMNHILDHKGFKFFQASYDLSDGKEETHLSVNHDFLGTFVTYLGYSLLYTGLICILFAKNTRFDDLKKGLTKIRKKKLTLSIFAAVLLSISGFSQHDDHKTNKLSTQQIDSILKANLVDAKHAESFNKLVIQDAGGRMKPAHTFASELVRKVSQTSKFKDMDPSQVLLSIIENPYLWYEVPVIYLEKGNTEIREFIRVDKDAEYASLSDFIVPNTGEYKIREKIAEAQKKKVKNKFEKDLIKIDRRIGLLYSAIGGGILKIYPIPNDDNNKWVSRPESSQANFKGTDSVFVRQSLPVYIQFLQQAKQTNDYTEANKILDGIKKFQKKFGADIYPSESKIGLEIGYNKVQPFQKLATYYGFVSLFLIVFVIWQIFNSKKWINTIVKVLIAITVALFIFHTLGLISRWYISGNAPWSNAYESIIFVAWATMLFGLFMGRKSALTITATAFLVAITLGFAHQNWLDPEIANLQPVLNSWWLLVHTSIIVASYGPLSLGMILGIFALFLMIFTNEKNKKKMDLNIKEITIINEMAVTVGLVMLAIGNFLGGMWANESWGRYWGWDPKETWALISIMVYAFVLHMRLIPGLRGRYTFNLWSIIAYASIMMTYFGVNFYLSGLHSYASGDRVITPSSAYYSVGFVTILGILAWFKYRKYYKK, encoded by the coding sequence ATGAAAAATATATTCAATTTCCTATACTCTACTCGTTTAATGGCAGTTTTATTTATCTTATTTGCGACAGCAATGGGAATTGCCACATTTATCGAAAACGACTTTGGCACACAAACTTCTAAAGCACTTATTTACAATGCTTGGTGGTTCGAGTTAATTATGGTTTTCTTCGTAATAAACTTCTTTGGAAATATTTTTAGATATCGTTTGTATAGAAAAGAAAAATGGGCTGTTTTAATGTTTCACGCTTCTTTTTTATTAATTTTAATTGGTGCTGGAATTACACGCTATATTGGTTATGAAGGAATTATGTTAATTGAAGAAGGGCAAACCACCAATAAATTCTTATCCGAAACCACCTATTTAAATGCCATTGTAGATGATGGTAATTTACAAAAACCAGAAATTAACGAACCAATAATGCTTTCTGCTTGGGGAAGTAATTCATGGTCGTATTCAGATTCTTTTAAGTCTAAAGAGAACAACATTGATTTCTCTTTCGAACTTGTAGATTATATTCCTTGGGCAGAGAAAAAATTAGTAGAAGACGAAAATGGAGAAGATCATTTATTTTTTGTAGAATCTTCAGAAGGAACACGTCACGAACATTGGATTAAAAAAGGAACTATACAAAATATTCATGGTATTTTAGTAAGCTTTGAAGCTGAAGAAAAAAATGCATCTATCCATTTTACCAAAGAAGATGGTGTTTTAAGAATGAGTTCTAAAGCAAATGGAGATTGGTTTAGAATGGCAGATCAAAAACGAGGAAATATTGTAAAAGATTCTGTGCAAGACTTCCAATACCTAACATTACATAATATTGAGGATTTACAGTTTGTAATTCCAAGACCTGCAGAAAAAGGAATTATGAAAACCGTAAGTGGGCCAAAAGATGATAAAAAACAAGATTTAATTATTGTTGATGTTACTGCAAATAGCGAAACGAAAAGAGTAGAGCTTACAGGAGGTAAATTTAATTCGGATGGTTCCAAAGAACTTGCAGTTGGTGGTTTAAATTTTAGAATGTTGTATGGTTCTAAAATATTAGAAACTCCTTTTAGTATAAAATTAAATGATTTTCAACTAGAAAAATATCCAGGTTCCGAAAGTGCTGCTGCTTATGCAAGCGAAGTTACAGTTATCGATACAGAAGAAACTTTCGATTACCGTATTTTTATGAATCATATTTTAGACCATAAAGGTTTTAAATTCTTTCAAGCAAGTTACGATTTGTCTGATGGTAAAGAAGAAACACACCTTTCTGTAAACCACGATTTCTTAGGAACTTTTGTTACTTACTTAGGGTATTCTTTATTATATACAGGATTAATTTGTATTCTTTTTGCGAAAAATACGCGTTTCGACGATTTGAAAAAAGGACTTACAAAAATTAGAAAGAAGAAGTTAACTTTATCGATTTTCGCGGCAGTTTTATTGAGTATTTCTGGATTTTCTCAACATGACGACCATAAAACAAATAAATTATCTACCCAGCAAATAGATTCTATTTTAAAAGCTAACTTGGTAGATGCAAAACATGCAGAAAGTTTTAATAAATTAGTTATACAAGATGCTGGTGGTAGAATGAAACCTGCACATACTTTTGCATCGGAATTGGTTAGAAAAGTAAGCCAAACAAGTAAATTTAAAGATATGGATCCTAGTCAGGTTTTATTATCTATTATCGAAAATCCATATTTATGGTACGAAGTTCCTGTAATTTATTTAGAAAAAGGAAATACAGAAATTAGAGAGTTTATTAGGGTAGATAAAGATGCTGAATATGCAAGTTTGTCTGACTTTATTGTACCAAATACTGGTGAATATAAAATTCGAGAAAAAATTGCAGAAGCTCAAAAGAAAAAGGTAAAAAATAAATTTGAAAAAGATCTTATAAAAATTGATAGAAGAATTGGTTTATTATATAGCGCTATTGGTGGTGGAATTTTAAAAATTTATCCAATTCCAAATGACGATAATAACAAATGGGTTTCCAGACCAGAAAGCTCTCAAGCAAATTTTAAAGGAACCGATTCTGTTTTTGTTCGACAATCTTTACCTGTTTACATCCAGTTTTTACAACAAGCGAAGCAAACAAACGATTATACTGAAGCTAATAAGATTTTAGACGGAATTAAAAAGTTTCAGAAAAAATTTGGGGCAGACATTTATCCTTCAGAAAGTAAAATAGGTTTAGAGATTGGTTATAATAAAGTGCAACCTTTTCAAAAATTGGCAACCTATTATGGTTTTGTTAGTTTATTTCTAATTGTATTTGTGATTTGGCAAATTTTTAATTCTAAAAAATGGATTAATACTATTGTTAAAGTATTAATCGCAATTACGGTTGCATTATTTATATTCCATACATTAGGTTTAATTTCACGTTGGTACATTAGTGGAAATGCACCTTGGAGTAATGCTTATGAATCCATAATATTTGTTGCTTGGGCAACCATGTTGTTTGGTCTTTTTATGGGAAGAAAATCTGCGTTAACCATTACAGCAACTGCATTTTTGGTGGCAATTACACTTGGATTTGCACATCAAAACTGGTTAGACCCAGAAATTGCAAATTTACAACCTGTTTTAAATTCTTGGTGGCTTTTAGTGCATACTTCTATTATTGTAGCTAGTTATGGTCCACTTTCACTAGGGATGATTTTAGGAATTTTCGCACTCTTTTTAATGATTTTTACCAATGAAAAGAATAAAAAGAAAATGGATTTAAACATTAAAGAAATTACTATTATTAATGAAATGGCAGTTACTGTTGGTTTAGTAATGTTAGCTATTGGTAACTTTTTAGGCGGCATGTGGGCTAATGAAAGCTGGGGTCGTTATTGGGGTTGGGATCCAAAAGAAACTTGGGCATTAATTTCTATTATGGTATATGCTTTTGTTTTACATATGCGTTTAATTCCGGGTTTACGTGGTAGATATACTTTTAATTTATGGTCCATAATTGCATATGCATCTATTATGATGACGTATTTTGGTGTTAATTTCTATTTATCTGGGTTACATTCTTATGCAAGTGGAGATCGAGTTATAACCCCATCCTCTGCATATTACTCAGTAGGTTTTGTTACTATTTTAGGAATTTTAGCTTGGTTTAAATACCGTAAATATTATAAAAAATAA
- a CDS encoding LysM peptidoglycan-binding domain-containing protein, with protein MKHLKFFIFLCILTFTVSCGQQKKYIQYKVKKGETITEIAKKLDMSARDLYRLNPDVDKKPEENTVIIIPNKKMQTLKSENPKKDVATEKDKTKENNNIEDDNSVSKDIITDKERQKTELIEALEKEYKIHEVKKGDTFYSLTRFYDVSREDLIALNPELSEGLKLQQIIKIKKLEEVFDEEDFLYVDEIEDGVSIKAALMLPFRAKELDSLTRTQIFGNSKLANIVAEFYMGVEIAVDSLRKQGVNIRLDVYDTESNSTRIRSIVAEKDLDDNDVIIGPLYSEEAQFLAEKIKTPIVFPFYSSKQSTFTSKRLVKTSPNKKLFREKLLEHITNNFHDGNIILVGDGEAESNLNAKQIQNELEKHDSINSVAVITPQKGYIKRSKFTDVLKPNMNNLVVLTTDDNVIVASAINSLISLPEDVTVRVFTFDKVSAFNKVDNFKLAKIGFTYVSDEFVREDSFKSINFNNKYLEKNGVLPSYYATRGFDVTYDVLMRLASGKSLKSTFDEGYSYRVESKFDYTNKLFKITENKGLFIVKYNPDLTLTRID; from the coding sequence ATGAAACATTTAAAATTTTTTATTTTTCTGTGTATTTTAACGTTTACTGTTTCTTGCGGTCAACAAAAAAAGTACATTCAGTACAAAGTCAAAAAAGGAGAAACGATTACAGAAATTGCTAAGAAATTGGACATGTCTGCTAGAGATTTGTATCGTTTAAATCCTGATGTAGATAAGAAACCCGAAGAAAACACGGTTATTATTATTCCGAACAAAAAGATGCAAACTCTTAAAAGTGAAAATCCTAAAAAGGATGTTGCTACTGAGAAAGATAAAACAAAGGAGAACAATAATATTGAAGATGATAACTCTGTAAGCAAAGATATAATAACTGATAAAGAGCGTCAAAAAACCGAATTAATTGAAGCGTTAGAGAAGGAGTATAAAATACATGAAGTTAAAAAAGGAGATACTTTTTACAGCTTAACAAGATTCTACGATGTTTCTAGGGAAGATTTAATTGCTTTAAATCCTGAATTGTCTGAAGGATTAAAATTACAGCAGATTATAAAAATTAAAAAATTAGAAGAGGTTTTTGATGAAGAAGATTTTTTATATGTAGACGAAATTGAAGATGGAGTTTCTATAAAAGCAGCATTAATGTTGCCTTTTAGAGCAAAAGAATTAGATTCTTTAACTCGAACTCAAATTTTTGGCAATAGTAAATTGGCAAACATAGTAGCTGAGTTTTACATGGGAGTAGAAATCGCAGTAGACTCTTTAAGAAAGCAAGGTGTTAATATTCGTTTAGATGTTTACGATACAGAATCTAATAGTACAAGAATTAGAAGTATAGTTGCAGAAAAAGATTTAGATGATAACGATGTTATTATTGGCCCTTTATACTCTGAAGAAGCCCAGTTCTTAGCAGAGAAAATTAAAACACCAATAGTTTTTCCTTTTTACTCTTCAAAGCAATCTACCTTTACATCTAAAAGACTTGTAAAAACATCTCCTAATAAAAAGTTGTTTAGAGAAAAATTACTCGAACACATTACAAATAATTTTCATGATGGAAATATTATTTTAGTTGGAGATGGAGAAGCAGAATCTAATCTTAATGCAAAACAGATTCAAAATGAATTAGAAAAGCACGATTCTATTAACTCTGTAGCTGTAATTACTCCTCAAAAAGGTTACATTAAAAGAAGTAAGTTTACAGATGTTTTAAAACCAAATATGAATAATTTGGTTGTTTTAACAACAGACGATAATGTAATTGTAGCAAGTGCTATAAACAGTTTAATTAGTTTACCTGAAGATGTAACTGTTCGTGTTTTTACTTTTGATAAAGTAAGTGCTTTTAATAAAGTAGATAATTTTAAATTAGCGAAAATTGGTTTTACATATGTAAGTGACGAATTTGTTAGAGAAGATTCTTTTAAATCTATAAACTTCAACAATAAATATTTGGAGAAAAATGGCGTTTTACCATCTTATTATGCAACTAGAGGTTTCGATGTTACTTATGATGTTCTAATGCGTTTGGCATCAGGAAAAAGCTTAAAATCTACTTTCGATGAAGGATATTCTTATAGAGTAGAAAGCAAGTTCGATTATACAAACAAGTTGTTCAAAATAACAGAAAACAAAGGTTTGTTTATTGTAAAGTATAATCCTGATTTAACTTTAACGAGGATAGATTAA
- the guaA gene encoding glutamine-hydrolyzing GMP synthase — protein MQQHNVLILDFGSQYTQLIARRVRELNIYCEIHPYNNPPKNASEFKAVILSGSPNSVRGENVLHPDLSEIRGKKPVLAVCYGAQYLAHFSGGKVAPSNTREYGRANLSFIKNDEVFFENISEGSQVWMSHSDTIKELPTNGVRLASTADVENAAYKIEGEETYAIQFHPEVYHSSDGKQLLENFLVKIAGVAQTWTADSFVESTVAAIQKQVGNDKVVLGLSGGVDSTVAAVLLHKAIGKNLYCIFVNNGLLRKNEFDSVLAQYEGMGLNVKGVDASERFLTALAGLVDPEKKRKAIGNAFIEVFDDEAHQIKDVTWLAQGTIYPDVIESVSVNGGPSATIKSHHNVGGLPDFMKLKIVEPLKMIFKDEVRRVGASMGLDPDLLGRHPFPGPGLAIRILSDITPEKVRILQEVDAIFINGLREDGLYDSVWQAGAMLLPVNSVGVMGDERTYEKVVALRAVESTDGMTADWVNLPYEFLQKTSNKIINQVKGVNRVVYDISSKPPATIEWE, from the coding sequence ATGCAACAACACAACGTACTTATATTAGATTTCGGTTCGCAATACACTCAATTAATTGCGAGAAGAGTAAGAGAATTAAACATTTACTGTGAAATTCATCCTTATAACAATCCACCAAAAAACGCTTCAGAATTTAAAGCTGTTATCTTATCTGGAAGTCCAAATTCCGTAAGAGGAGAAAACGTTTTACATCCAGATTTATCTGAGATTAGAGGAAAAAAACCAGTATTGGCTGTCTGTTATGGAGCACAATATTTGGCGCATTTTTCTGGCGGAAAAGTAGCACCTTCAAATACGAGAGAATATGGTAGAGCAAATTTATCATTTATTAAAAATGATGAGGTTTTCTTTGAAAATATTTCTGAAGGAAGTCAAGTTTGGATGAGCCATTCAGATACCATTAAAGAGTTACCTACAAATGGAGTAAGGTTAGCAAGTACAGCAGATGTAGAAAATGCTGCTTATAAAATTGAAGGAGAAGAAACCTATGCAATTCAGTTTCATCCAGAAGTGTATCATTCTTCAGATGGAAAACAATTGTTAGAAAATTTTTTAGTTAAAATTGCAGGAGTTGCACAAACTTGGACTGCAGATTCTTTCGTAGAAAGTACAGTTGCAGCAATTCAAAAACAAGTAGGAAACGATAAAGTAGTTTTAGGGCTTTCAGGAGGTGTAGATTCTACAGTAGCTGCAGTTTTATTACACAAAGCAATTGGTAAAAACTTGTATTGTATTTTCGTAAACAACGGTTTGCTTAGAAAAAATGAATTCGACAGTGTTTTAGCGCAATATGAAGGAATGGGATTAAACGTAAAAGGTGTAGATGCATCTGAACGTTTTTTAACAGCTTTGGCAGGTTTAGTAGATCCAGAAAAGAAAAGAAAGGCAATTGGAAATGCATTTATAGAAGTTTTCGACGATGAAGCCCATCAAATAAAAGACGTAACTTGGTTGGCACAAGGAACTATCTATCCAGATGTAATAGAATCTGTTTCTGTAAATGGAGGTCCATCTGCGACTATTAAAAGCCATCATAATGTAGGAGGTTTACCAGATTTCATGAAATTGAAAATCGTAGAACCTTTAAAAATGATATTTAAAGACGAAGTAAGAAGAGTAGGAGCTTCTATGGGATTAGATCCAGATTTATTAGGACGTCATCCTTTTCCTGGACCTGGTTTAGCAATTCGTATATTAAGCGATATTACTCCTGAAAAAGTTCGTATTTTGCAAGAAGTAGATGCTATATTTATCAATGGATTAAGAGAAGATGGTTTGTATGACAGTGTTTGGCAAGCAGGTGCAATGTTATTGCCTGTAAATTCTGTTGGAGTTATGGGAGATGAAAGAACTTACGAAAAAGTGGTTGCTTTAAGAGCTGTAGAAAGCACTGATGGAATGACTGCAGATTGGGTAAACTTACCTTACGAATTTTTACAAAAAACTTCAAATAAGATAATAAATCAAGTAAAAGGCGTTAATAGAGTAGTATATGATATCAGCTCAAAACCACCTGCAACTATAGAATGGGAATAG
- a CDS encoding MFS transporter, which yields MKEKLKVIKIIHLALCLGVLLGYFIIGDLKSFDFLKIPSINSSSVIYLLIPLIAYVLSNYLYKKKLQNISSKKNLEDNMVEYQSASIIRWAILEYAAFAILILNKIFLIFGILIILYLSLLHPTEDKIKNDIDNFGS from the coding sequence TTGAAAGAAAAATTAAAAGTTATTAAAATAATCCACTTAGCACTTTGTTTAGGGGTGTTACTTGGTTACTTTATTATTGGAGATTTAAAATCTTTTGATTTTCTAAAAATACCAAGCATAAATTCTTCTTCTGTAATTTATTTACTAATCCCTTTAATAGCTTATGTTCTTAGCAATTATTTATATAAAAAAAAATTACAAAATATAAGTTCAAAAAAAAACTTAGAAGATAATATGGTTGAATATCAGAGTGCATCAATAATACGTTGGGCAATATTAGAGTATGCTGCTTTTGCTATATTAATTTTAAATAAAATTTTTTTAATATTTGGTATATTAATTATTCTGTACTTATCGTTATTACATCCAACAGAAGATAAAATTAAAAATGATATTGATAATTTTGGTTCTTAA
- a CDS encoding 3-oxoacyl-ACP synthase III family protein: protein MITSKITGTGTFIPSIKKGNNAFLNADFLNEDGSVFASENDVIIDKFKTITGIDERRYAKEEYKTSDLAFFAAQKAIEDANVNAEELNYIIVAHNFGDVKQGAIQSDMLPSLATRVKYRLGIANPNCVAYDILFGCPGWIEGVIQAQAFIKAGIAKKCLVIGAETLSRVVDKHDRDSMIYSDGAGACIVEASEDENSGILSHATQTFAKEEAYFLHFGNSFNKDENEDVRYIKMYGRKIYEFAITNVPAAMKIALDKSGVSIDNVKKIFIHQANEKMDEAIVKRFYRLYKMKTPEGIMPMSIHKLGNSSVATVPTLLDLVLKGNIENQEVNKGDVVILASVGAGMNINAIIYKF from the coding sequence ATGATTACTTCAAAAATTACAGGTACAGGAACATTTATACCATCCATTAAAAAGGGGAATAATGCTTTTTTAAATGCAGACTTTTTAAATGAAGATGGCTCTGTTTTTGCTTCTGAGAATGATGTAATTATCGATAAATTCAAAACCATTACAGGTATTGATGAAAGACGTTATGCAAAAGAGGAATACAAAACTTCTGACTTGGCCTTTTTTGCAGCTCAAAAAGCAATAGAAGATGCAAATGTAAACGCAGAAGAACTAAATTATATTATTGTAGCGCACAATTTTGGTGATGTTAAACAAGGAGCAATCCAAAGCGATATGTTACCGAGTTTAGCAACCAGAGTAAAATATAGATTAGGAATTGCTAACCCAAATTGTGTTGCTTACGATATTCTTTTTGGTTGCCCAGGTTGGATCGAAGGTGTAATACAAGCACAAGCATTTATAAAAGCAGGAATCGCAAAAAAGTGTTTGGTTATTGGTGCAGAAACCTTGTCTAGAGTTGTAGACAAACACGATAGAGATTCTATGATTTATAGTGATGGAGCTGGAGCGTGTATTGTAGAAGCTTCAGAAGATGAAAACTCGGGAATTTTAAGTCATGCCACACAGACATTTGCAAAAGAAGAAGCTTATTTCTTACACTTTGGGAATTCTTTTAATAAAGATGAAAATGAAGATGTTCGTTACATAAAAATGTATGGACGAAAAATATACGAGTTTGCGATTACCAATGTTCCAGCTGCAATGAAAATTGCTTTGGATAAAAGTGGTGTTTCAATTGATAATGTAAAGAAAATATTTATTCATCAAGCAAATGAAAAAATGGACGAAGCCATTGTAAAAAGGTTTTACAGATTGTATAAAATGAAAACTCCAGAAGGTATTATGCCAATGAGTATTCACAAATTAGGAAATAGTTCTGTAGCAACAGTGCCTACTTTACTAGATTTAGTTTTAAAAGGAAATATAGAAAACCAAGAAGTAAACAAAGGCGATGTTGTTATTTTAGCATCTGTTGGAGCAGGAATGAACATCAATGCTATTATTTATAAATTTTAA
- a CDS encoding group III truncated hemoglobin produces MKQDISNRKDIKFIITKFYDKLLVDETMLPFFEDIVAENHLEEHLEIISDFWNDILFYTSTYKNNTMQKHLDKNAFVKFQKEHFTSWISYLFETIDVYFEGENANNMKNRARSIATVMELKMGVYK; encoded by the coding sequence ATGAAACAAGACATTTCAAATAGAAAAGACATAAAATTTATTATAACAAAATTCTACGATAAATTGTTGGTTGATGAAACTATGCTTCCTTTTTTCGAGGATATAGTAGCCGAGAATCATTTAGAAGAACATTTAGAAATTATTTCCGATTTTTGGAACGATATACTCTTCTACACTTCCACTTATAAAAATAATACTATGCAAAAACATTTAGATAAAAATGCATTTGTAAAGTTCCAGAAAGAACATTTTACAAGTTGGATATCGTATTTGTTCGAAACAATAGATGTTTATTTCGAAGGCGAAAATGCCAATAATATGAAAAACCGAGCAAGGTCTATTGCTACAGTAATGGAGCTTAAGATGGGAGTTTATAAATAA